The DNA sequence TCGCGGCCCAGAACACGTCCGGCATCCACCCGAACACCACCCCCGCCTGCCCCGCGAGCCGCGTGGCGGCCTCCGCGAAGCAACTCATCGACCCGCCAGAATCTGCCCGAGCAGCACCTTCAGCGCAGGTGTTGCCGCCGCGAGTCCCCCCGCCGCAACCCCCTCGCCAAACGCCTGGCGCGTCAGTCCCTCGGGCACGTCGCGCAGGCAATGCCAGAATAGCCCGACCATCTCACCCAGCCCCAGCCGCCCGTCCGCCGCCCGTTCGACCAGCGCAAATAACGGCCCCAATTCCTCCTCCGCCGACACCAAAGCCGCGAACGAAGGCCGCAACACCAGCGCCACGCCGCCCACGCGAAGCGAAGCCTCCCCCCGCACGCCATTTGCGCTCCCCTCCCTGAAAGGGAGGGGCCGGGGGTGGGTCGATGTCTCACCGATCCCCCCACTCACGCCGAAACCACCACGCCGCTGCTCTCCAGCGACAACGTATAAGACCGCTCCCCATTGAAATCCCCGGCATAGTCCAACCGCGTGACCAGAAACCGCCCGGTCATCGTCTCGCCACTCTCGAAGCTCAGCCGGTAATCGTCCAACACGCCCGACAGCGCATTGCCCTTGACCCGGACCTCCGCCGCCGAGCCTGTGAACACCCCCGCGCCCGAAACGCTGACCGACCGCACCCCGGCTCCCGACAGCAACTCGCGCCACCCGCCCGAATCCTTCGACGTGATCGCCACCGCCTCGCCATTGACGCTCAACTGCGTCGTGCGCAGCCCCGCCACGGTGGCATAGACCACCGGCGTCGCTCCGTTCCCAACCTTCAACAGAAACGCGCTTCCCTTTTCCGCCGCCATTTGACTTCTCCTTCTTCTAAATCCTCCCCGGCACGGGGAGGGGGACCAGCGAAGCTGGTGGAGGGGCCGCCGCGCAGATGGCGGAACCCCGCGGGTCAGGACCTAATTCTCCCGCAACATCCGCACCCGAAACTCGCTCATCGCCATCCAACCGGAATCACGTGCCCGCACGATCCGGCTGCGCACCAGCCCGATCGTCACGATCCGCCACCCTTCGCCCAAAACAGGCTCGATTCCCTCGACCGCATCCTCGGCCAGCCCGACCAGCGCGCGCAGCCGCACCGGCCGTTCGCCCGCATCGAACAGCTGCACCGCGACCCGCCCCTCACGTCCGGCAATATCCTTGGTCGACCAGTCGATCAGCAGCGGCTCCTCGACCACCGCATGCGGCATCGGCCCGCGCAATGGCGGTGCGTCGAACACGGCGACCCCGTCCAGCGCCTCGCTCAGCGCAGCGCAGACCCCCGCCTGCAACATTTCGCGGGCGCTCATCGAATCAGCCCCGCGATCCAGCGCAGCGCCGGATCGCTCAGCCACCGCCGCGCAACCCCGCGCGCCTCGATCACTACACCGTCAGCATCCTCGCGCACGGCGTCACCGAACCGTTCCCGCAGCGCCACAGCAACCCGCGCACGCACCCTTGCCGCCGCCCGCTCGCCCATCCGCTTTGCCCAAGCCGAGCCGCTCACGCCGCCCGCTCCGCACTCAGCCGCACCCGCCGCCACGGTCGCCACAGCGCCGTCACCGCCGCCGGCGGCTCGCTCGTCGCCCCGGCAAACAGATGCGCCGCCAGCAACACGACGCCCTGCGCGATCGGCGCGGGCAGCCCCGCCCAATCCGCCGCCAGCCCCGCCTGATAGGTCACCCGCGCCCGCCCCGCCGCACCCGGCGACAGCACGCGAACCCACCCCTCGCCATTGGCATCGATATCAACGGCATAGGCATCCGCCGCGAAGGCGAACGAAGCTCCCTCGGCGGGCAGCCCCTCCACGGTCGTGATCGCCACCACCGGTGCCATCGCCAGCCGCCGCCAGCCGCTCCCGGCGGACACGATCGCAACATGCGTCCGCACGATCGTCGCCTGCCCGGTAAACGCCTCGCACAATGCCAGCGCACTCACCGCATGTTGCGAAATCAGCGCATCCTCGCCATCGCCCACGCTGCGCAAATGCGTCTTCACCGCATCGCGCGCAGCCGCGACCACGTCCGCCGGAAAGCCAGCGTCCATCTCATTTCTCCCGATTTATCTGAGAAGTCAGGCCAACCGCACACTCAAGATGCGCCGCCGGTTCAGCGTGTCCGGCACCACCGCCACCCCGCCCGCAACACTCATCACCACATCCTGCGTGCTGCCGTCATCGAACCCATATCGCACTGTCACGCTGCCATCGGGCACGCCATGCATCGCCCAGTTCAGCGTCAGCACGTCGGCGGCTCGCGTTCCCGCAGCCGCCCCGCTCGGCACATAGCTCGACGGCGTCGATCGCGCTTCCAGCTGCACGCCGAACAGCGTCACGCTCCCCGTCACCGCCGCGCCCGAACTCGCCAGCACCATCGCGCCCGCGCCCCAGGCCGGATACAGCACCGTGCCGCTCACGCTCGTCGAGGTCGCGATCCACGGCCGCCACCATGCGCCGCAATCCTCGATTCCGACGCCCGCCGCCGTGCCCCGGATATCCACCACCTCGCCGGTCGCGGTATCCAGCCCCAGGTCGATATTGGTCCCCAGCCGCAACACCATGAACCGGCTCGCCTTGCCCACCGCATCCTTGCGGACATAGGCGGACAGACAGATCGTCCCGCTGGTCGCGGCAATGCTCTGCGTCAGCTGCCCGAAACTCGCCCCGCCATCATTGGCCAGCGTCGCGCCCGTGCCGCCATCGGGCGCAGGCTGCCCGCCGGTGAGTGTCGCTCCCGGCGCACTCCACGGCGACACGGCCAGTTCGCCCGACCGCAACAATGCATTGGTCTGTGCCGCCTCGATCAATAGGCCGCGCGGGGCCAGCGTCAGCGGATGATAATCGAACCGCGCGACATCCGCCGCCTCGCTCGCCAGCACCCCGGCGCTCGACCAGCGCGTGGCCAAGGATGCACGCGCGAAACTCGCCCCCGGCGGCAACGTACCAGTCGAAAAGTCGAATCCGGCGACCCCGCGCCGCTGGCGCAGCTCCAGCCCGATCACGCCCATCAGTACAGCGCCAGCATATCGGCCGCCGTCGTTCCGGTCGCCCGGACATAGCGCGCACGAAACGGCAGCACCGTTCCGGCGGGCACATTCTTCCACAGCGAATCAGCGGTGCCGTTCACCCCGCGCATCGTGATGTTGCCGCCCGTGCCCACAAACAGCGCCTTGGGAATATCGCTCAGCGCATTGCTGTCATGCGGCACCACCGCCACCGCCCGCGTCGCCGGTGCCGATACCTGATCGGCATGATTCTGGAATTGGTCGCTCATAAATCCTCCCCGAAAACGAAGAAGGGGCACCGCTCGCACGATGCCCCTCCCGATAATCATGCGTGTCGAGCAGGCTCAGCTTACGCTGAACTTCAGCAGCTTGATCGCCTCGCTGTTCGTCACCGCCCCGCCCACGCGCTTGGTTGCGTAAAAGTGGACGAACGGCTTGTTGCTGTACGGATCGCGCAGCACCTGCGTCTCGCCGCGCTCGGCGATCAGATACCCCGCCTTGAAATTGCCGAACGCCACCGACAGCGAGTTCGCCGCGATATCCGGCATGTCCTCGGCCTCGACCACCGGATAGCCCAGCAACGTCGCCGGCTGCCCCGCCGCGATGC is a window from the Sphingomonas sp. LT1P40 genome containing:
- a CDS encoding gene transfer agent family protein, with amino-acid sequence MRGEASLRVGGVALVLRPSFAALVSAEEELGPLFALVERAADGRLGLGEMVGLFWHCLRDVPEGLTRQAFGEGVAAGGLAAATPALKVLLGQILAGR
- a CDS encoding phage major tail protein, TP901-1 family, whose amino-acid sequence is MAAEKGSAFLLKVGNGATPVVYATVAGLRTTQLSVNGEAVAITSKDSGGWRELLSGAGVRSVSVSGAGVFTGSAAEVRVKGNALSGVLDDYRLSFESGETMTGRFLVTRLDYAGDFNGERSYTLSLESSGVVVSA
- a CDS encoding DUF3168 domain-containing protein, with translation MSAREMLQAGVCAALSEALDGVAVFDAPPLRGPMPHAVVEEPLLIDWSTKDIAGREGRVAVQLFDAGERPVRLRALVGLAEDAVEGIEPVLGEGWRIVTIGLVRSRIVRARDSGWMAMSEFRVRMLREN
- a CDS encoding head-tail connector protein; translated protein: MDAGFPADVVAAARDAVKTHLRSVGDGEDALISQHAVSALALCEAFTGQATIVRTHVAIVSAGSGWRRLAMAPVVAITTVEGLPAEGASFAFAADAYAVDIDANGEGWVRVLSPGAAGRARVTYQAGLAADWAGLPAPIAQGVVLLAAHLFAGATSEPPAAVTALWRPWRRVRLSAERAA
- a CDS encoding phage head spike fiber domain-containing protein is translated as MGVIGLELRQRRGVAGFDFSTGTLPPGASFARASLATRWSSAGVLASEAADVARFDYHPLTLAPRGLLIEAAQTNALLRSGELAVSPWSAPGATLTGGQPAPDGGTGATLANDGGASFGQLTQSIAATSGTICLSAYVRKDAVGKASRFMVLRLGTNIDLGLDTATGEVVDIRGTAAGVGIEDCGAWWRPWIATSTSVSGTVLYPAWGAGAMVLASSGAAVTGSVTLFGVQLEARSTPSSYVPSGAAAGTRAADVLTLNWAMHGVPDGSVTVRYGFDDGSTQDVVMSVAGGVAVVPDTLNRRRILSVRLA
- a CDS encoding spike base protein, RCAP_Rcc01079 family, whose translation is MSDQFQNHADQVSAPATRAVAVVPHDSNALSDIPKALFVGTGGNITMRGVNGTADSLWKNVPAGTVLPFRARYVRATGTTAADMLALY